A window from Schistosoma haematobium chromosome 3, whole genome shotgun sequence encodes these proteins:
- the WDR70 gene encoding WD repeat-containing protein 70 (EggNog:ENOG410V97J~COG:S) → MSSEARNSKVAPKKFDFMDIFSESYSLAQKRNQVTNARILALLPENDSQTTEMDPLEESNLDIESDYIGPSPEDMAAENPYYLPITQNLTLSHGCKPLTAIGVDPAGARVATGGFDFDVKLWDFGGMDNACRPFKAFRPCEEHQIKHLDFSPSGEHLLVISGSAQAFIVDRDGEAVCYTNKGYQYITDPASAKGHTHALHWGMWHPLDSNKLLTCSQDSTLRVWDINDAEAVMNETRIPTHKIVIKTRNAQGRKTSPTSCAYSKDGQLIAAGCQDGSIQIWDTRKPLVNTTQICRTAHPINTDITCINWSWDSKQLLSRGMSDDTMKLWDTRELSKGAIHVFKDLPVLFNQSEVTFSPNDQVLAVAVSVPRNDPKRGQINFYRRDNFQLINQFSPCHGSVIGLTWHHRLNQVFCSSSDGVANVYYDSKVSHNGALMCANRQATTSSRRRHTGTGEAYMKPIILTYDEEAVRIARKNKKYLNQTEIDSEVAMAAVNAILQKDHQTIQAAKEDEAKQRVPNREESVGNRVGSLHQFMVQQIVLKKNEADERAEKDIRGAILRHADEAKKQPFWTRAYLKTQPNPIFHNPDEEVKKDDTPIWKKQKLA, encoded by the exons ATGAGCTCCGAAGCACGTAACTCAAAAGTGGCTCCGAAGAAGTTTGATTTTATGGATATTTTTTCGGAATCTTATTCATTAGCACAAAAGCGCAATCAGGTGACCAATGCAAGG ATTTTAGCTTTACTTCCGGAAAATGATTCTCAAACCACTGAAATGGATCCTCTTGAGGAGTCTAATTTAGACATCGAATCTGACTATATTGGTCCCTCACCAGAAGATATGGCTGCCGAAAACCCATATTATTTACCTATTACTCAAAATCTAACTCTCTCTCATGGTTGTAAACCTCTCACCGCAATAGGTGTTGATCCAGCAGGTGCTCGCGTTGCTACAGGTGGTTTCGACTTTGATGTGAAACTTTGGGATTTTGGTGGGATGGATAACGCATGTCGTCCATTCAAGGCTTTTCGTCCTTGTGAAGAACATCAAATCAAGCACTTGGATTTCAGTCCTTCCG GAGAACATCTTTTGGTCATATCTGGTTCGGCCCAAGCTTTTATTGTTGATCGAGACGGAGAGGCTGTATGTTATACAAACAAAGGTTATCAGTATATTACTGACCCGGCTAGTGCTAAAGGTCATACTCATGCATTGCATTGGGGTATGTGGCACCCTCTGGATTCAAACAAACTACTCACATGTTCTCAAGATTCAACCCTGCGTGTATGGGATATAAATGATGCAGAGGCAGTCATGAATGAAACACGTATACCTACGCATAAAATTGTGATTAAGACACGTAATGCTCAAGGACGAAAAACTAGTCCAACATCATGTGCTTATTCAAA AGATGGTCAATTAATTGCTGCAGGTTGTCAAGATGGTTCTATTCAAATATGGGATACACGTAAACCTCTAGTAAATACAACACAAATATGTCGTACAGCTCATCCAATCAATACTGATATTACATGTATTAATTGGTCATGGGATAGTAAACAATTATTAAGTCGTGGTATGAGTGATGATACAATGAAATTATGGGATACACGTGAATTATCTAAAGGAGCTATTCATGTATTTAAAGATTTACCTGTATTGTTTAATCAAAGTGAAGTAACATTTAGTCCAAATGATCAAGTATTAGCTGTTGCTGTTAGTGTACCACGTAATGATCCTAAAAGAGGTCAAATCAACTTTTATAGAAGAGATAATTTTCAG CTGATCAATCAGTTCAGTCCATGTCATGGTAGTGTGATTGGATTAACATGGCATCATAGATTAAATCAAGTATTCTGTAGTTCTTCTGATGGTGTAGCTAATGTATATTATGATTCAAAAGTTAGTCATAATGGTGCTTTAATGTGCGCTAATAGACAAGCAACTACATCAAGTCGTCGACGTCATACTGGTACTGGTGAAGCGTATATGAAACCAATTATATTAACTTATGATGAAGAAGCAGTTCGTATTGCacgtaaaaataaaaaatatcttaATCAAACTGAAATTGATTCAGAAGTTGCAATGGCTGCAGTTAATGCAATTTTACAAAAAGATCATCAAACTATACAAGCTGCTAAAGAAGATGAAGCAAAACAACGTGTTCCAAATAGAGAAGAATCTGTTGGTAATCGTGTTGGAAGTTTACATCAATTTATGGTTCAACAAATTGTATTAAAGAAAAATGAAGCTGATGAACGAGCTGAAAAAGATATACGTGGAGCTATTCTTCGTCATGCTGATGAAGCGAAAAAGCAACCCTTCTGGACTAGAGCTTATctaaa AACACAGCCGAATCCGATTTTTCATAATCCAGATGAAGAAGTTAAAAAAGACGATACACCTATTTGGAAAAAACAAAAATTAGCTTGA